One genomic region from Streptomyces sp. NBC_00582 encodes:
- a CDS encoding ABC transporter substrate-binding protein: MSSSRKPQLRSVRRTAFAATSAALAGVLLAACGGGGGGGSSSGAPSGPVHIKVWAWYPQFKQVVAQFNKTHKDVQVDWVQAGVGQDEYTKLKTALKAGQGAPDVVMLEFQELPTIQLTKGLLDMGKYGANEDKGNYVDWAWKQASDGDHVYAIPVDGGPMAMMYRADLFKKYDLKVPTTWAQYKEEAAKLHKADPSAYMTDFGSDETAAGWRQGLTWQAGSRPYTYSASKLPDIGVKLNDASAKKVYEYWGDLVKNKLVDTQSYATTDFYNGLSSGKYATYIAAGWGPGYLSSVAAKTAGKWRVAPLPQWTAGGNAQGDWGGSSFSVTSQTKHPKEATEVARELFGTSEAAWKIGIDQAYLFPLSNPILNGAYFKSKKYDFFGGQQINSVFVPAANGISAFDWSPFQDYAYNTDTSEVGKALQGQSAWSSVNDDVQQQVTSYASKQGFKVSQ; this comes from the coding sequence ATGTCGTCCAGCAGAAAGCCCCAGCTCCGTTCCGTCCGCCGAACAGCGTTCGCGGCGACCTCCGCCGCCCTCGCCGGTGTGCTCCTCGCGGCCTGCGGCGGCGGGGGCGGCGGCGGCAGCTCCAGCGGTGCGCCGAGCGGTCCCGTGCACATCAAGGTGTGGGCCTGGTACCCGCAGTTCAAGCAGGTCGTGGCCCAGTTCAACAAGACCCACAAGGACGTCCAGGTCGACTGGGTGCAGGCGGGCGTCGGCCAGGACGAGTACACCAAGCTGAAGACCGCGCTGAAGGCGGGCCAGGGCGCCCCGGACGTCGTCATGCTGGAGTTCCAGGAGCTGCCGACCATCCAGCTCACCAAGGGTCTGCTCGACATGGGCAAGTACGGTGCGAACGAGGACAAGGGCAACTACGTCGACTGGGCCTGGAAGCAGGCCTCCGACGGCGACCACGTCTACGCCATCCCGGTCGACGGCGGCCCGATGGCGATGATGTACCGGGCCGACCTCTTCAAGAAGTACGACCTCAAGGTGCCGACCACCTGGGCGCAGTACAAGGAGGAGGCGGCCAAGCTGCACAAGGCCGACCCCAGCGCCTACATGACCGACTTCGGCAGCGACGAGACCGCCGCCGGCTGGCGCCAGGGCCTGACCTGGCAGGCCGGCTCCCGCCCCTACACCTACTCGGCGAGCAAGCTGCCGGACATCGGCGTGAAGCTGAACGACGCAAGCGCCAAGAAGGTGTACGAGTACTGGGGCGACCTGGTCAAGAACAAGCTGGTCGACACCCAGTCGTACGCCACCACCGACTTCTACAACGGCCTGAGCAGCGGCAAGTACGCCACCTACATCGCGGCCGGCTGGGGCCCGGGCTACCTCTCCAGCGTCGCCGCGAAGACCGCCGGCAAGTGGCGTGTCGCCCCGCTGCCGCAGTGGACGGCCGGCGGCAACGCCCAGGGCGACTGGGGCGGTTCGAGCTTCTCGGTGACCTCGCAGACCAAGCATCCCAAGGAGGCCACCGAGGTCGCCCGGGAGCTGTTCGGCACCTCCGAGGCGGCCTGGAAGATCGGCATCGACCAGGCGTACCTCTTCCCGCTGTCCAACCCGATCCTCAACGGGGCGTACTTCAAGTCCAAGAAGTACGACTTCTTCGGCGGCCAGCAGATCAACTCGGTGTTCGTGCCCGCCGCGAACGGCATCTCGGCCTTCGACTGGAGCCCGTTCCAGGACTACGCCTACAACACCGACACCAGTGAGGTGGGCAAGGCCCTCCAGGGCCAGAGCGCCTGGTCGTCCGTCAACGACGACGTCCAGCAGCAGGTGACCTCCTACGCGAGCAAGCAGGGATTCAAGGTCAGCCAGTAA
- a CDS encoding LacI family DNA-binding transcriptional regulator, with the protein MAKGVTLRDVAELAGVSSRTVSNVVNGYAPVAEATRVRVQQAVDQLGYRPNVLARNLAAGRSGQIAVVVPYLDTPYFAELLQGIIRAARVQGYNVLIDQTDGDAEHEKQFLTRGSQSLLFDGVIFSPLGLAQSDLSGRDPGLPLVVLGERVSDGGFDHVGIDDVAASLEATEHLLGLGRRRVAAIGDQPYRTGEAAQLRTRGYRLAHERAGLAVREELVVSTPRFNRSDGASAMAHLLDLEEPPDAVFCYSDLVALGALHTLAARGLRVPEDVAVVGYDDIEDGRYSNPSVTTVSPDKKVIAETAVERLLKRIGSPTPVPGREIRAPHRLIPRASTMGRPAAPADGS; encoded by the coding sequence ATGGCTAAGGGCGTCACACTCCGCGACGTCGCGGAGCTCGCCGGCGTCTCCAGCCGGACCGTGTCCAACGTGGTCAACGGCTACGCCCCCGTCGCCGAGGCCACCCGGGTCCGGGTTCAGCAGGCCGTCGACCAGCTCGGCTACCGGCCCAACGTGCTGGCCCGCAACCTCGCCGCGGGGCGCTCGGGCCAGATCGCCGTCGTGGTGCCCTACCTGGACACGCCGTACTTCGCCGAACTCCTGCAGGGCATCATCCGCGCGGCCCGCGTCCAGGGCTACAACGTCCTGATCGACCAGACGGACGGCGACGCCGAGCACGAGAAGCAGTTCCTCACCCGGGGCTCCCAGTCCCTTCTCTTCGACGGCGTCATCTTCAGCCCCCTCGGCCTCGCCCAGTCCGACCTCTCCGGGCGGGATCCGGGCCTGCCGCTCGTCGTGCTCGGCGAGCGGGTGAGCGACGGCGGTTTCGACCATGTCGGCATCGACGACGTGGCCGCCTCCCTGGAGGCGACCGAGCATCTGCTCGGCCTCGGCCGGCGCCGCGTCGCCGCGATCGGCGACCAGCCCTACCGCACCGGCGAGGCGGCCCAACTGCGCACCCGGGGCTACCGGTTGGCACACGAGCGGGCCGGACTGGCCGTCCGCGAGGAACTCGTCGTCTCCACCCCGCGCTTCAACCGCTCCGACGGAGCGAGCGCCATGGCCCACCTCCTCGACCTGGAGGAACCGCCCGACGCGGTCTTCTGCTACAGCGACCTCGTCGCCCTGGGCGCCCTGCACACCCTGGCCGCACGCGGACTGCGCGTCCCCGAGGACGTCGCCGTCGTCGGCTACGACGACATCGAGGACGGCCGCTACTCCAATCCGTCCGTCACCACGGTCTCCCCGGACAAGAAAGTGATCGCGGAGACGGCGGTGGAACGACTGCTCAAGCGGATCGGCAGCCCGACCCCCGTCCCGGGCAGGGAGATCCGGGCGCCGCACCGGCTGATTCCACGAGCCAGCACCATGGGGCGACCCGCGGCGCCAGCCGACGGATCGTGA
- a CDS encoding class I SAM-dependent methyltransferase, translating to MAAENTPDGVRACEDGVAAGDGLAANRALWDDLAEFHGTDPEDRSYDVPSFLAGGQTLRGIERELAGDVAGKDLLHLQCHFGMDTLNWARLGAHVTGVDFSPTAIARARTLAEQTGLAAEFVEADTQHLPDALAGRFDLVVATYGILSWIGDLDAWMGGAARALRPGGRLVLVDLHPVFQTVLTFDPFVADWPYGGGAPQHDAMTGTYAHADAPCEPRKSTQYPYSVGEVVTAAAAAGLVVERLGEHTQTETDGRHILPRGPDGLYRFPFGDTYLPILYSLGAVLPAAPVIRPQEARRTARGPAPGTSPHGRPA from the coding sequence ATGGCAGCTGAGAACACACCTGACGGCGTGCGTGCCTGCGAGGACGGTGTAGCAGCCGGGGACGGTCTCGCGGCCAACCGGGCCCTGTGGGACGACCTCGCCGAGTTCCACGGAACCGACCCTGAAGACCGGTCGTACGACGTGCCGTCATTCCTCGCCGGCGGTCAGACGCTGCGCGGGATCGAACGTGAACTCGCGGGCGACGTGGCAGGCAAGGATCTCCTGCACCTGCAATGCCACTTCGGGATGGACACCCTGAACTGGGCGCGCCTGGGCGCACACGTCACCGGCGTGGACTTCTCCCCCACAGCGATCGCACGAGCGCGGACCTTGGCGGAACAGACGGGTCTGGCCGCGGAGTTCGTCGAGGCGGACACCCAGCACCTCCCCGATGCGCTGGCAGGCAGGTTCGACCTGGTCGTCGCCACCTATGGAATCCTGTCGTGGATCGGTGACCTGGATGCCTGGATGGGCGGCGCTGCGAGAGCACTGCGGCCGGGCGGCCGACTCGTTCTCGTGGACCTTCACCCCGTCTTCCAGACGGTGCTCACGTTCGACCCCTTCGTGGCCGACTGGCCCTACGGCGGCGGCGCGCCCCAGCATGACGCGATGACGGGCACGTACGCCCACGCCGACGCCCCCTGCGAGCCGAGGAAGTCCACCCAGTACCCGTACTCGGTCGGCGAGGTCGTGACGGCGGCCGCTGCGGCGGGGCTGGTCGTGGAGCGGCTCGGCGAGCACACGCAGACGGAGACGGACGGTCGTCACATCCTCCCGCGGGGTCCGGACGGTCTGTACCGGTTCCCCTTCGGCGACACCTACCTGCCCATCCTGTACTCGCTCGGCGCGGTTCTCCCGGCGGCGCCAGTGATCCGACCCCAGGAGGCCCGGAGGACGGCTCGCGGCCCAGCACCGGGCACATCACCTCACGGTCGTCCGGCCTGA
- a CDS encoding HGxxPAAW family protein codes for MGAHENVDLGHTVAGWTGTAVALAGFCVAGLGVITVSTALIISGTAVIALAAAITWLLHLAGWGKPSGPRPADQWDWRVKDPGARRGHPDCLGCRMAGRRVEAVTRLAEPTSTAATSPPRQSLHRSSSSTQGAGRA; via the coding sequence ATGGGCGCGCACGAAAACGTGGACCTGGGTCATACGGTGGCCGGCTGGACCGGAACAGCCGTCGCACTGGCCGGCTTCTGCGTCGCGGGCCTCGGAGTGATCACTGTTTCCACGGCGTTGATCATCTCCGGTACGGCGGTGATCGCCCTGGCCGCGGCCATCACCTGGCTCCTGCACCTGGCGGGCTGGGGGAAGCCCAGCGGCCCCCGCCCAGCCGACCAGTGGGACTGGCGGGTGAAGGATCCCGGCGCCCGGCGGGGGCACCCGGACTGCCTTGGGTGCCGCATGGCGGGGAGGCGGGTCGAGGCGGTCACGAGGCTCGCAGAGCCGACGTCCACAGCGGCCACCTCGCCGCCGCGCCAGAGCCTGCACCGTTCGAGTTCGAGCACGCAGGGCGCAGGGCGTGCCTGA
- a CDS encoding winged helix-turn-helix transcriptional regulator yields the protein MTPPRTQTAHQPGPPPLPEPLEALTRASALLGTRGTGLVITALAKGPADLHLLRERAPGLSDGLLTRRLREMTALGLVAPTAHPGTPTPTLYTLASHGKALLIPLAALTVWAQDHLPATASEEARSAQRDRPRAHL from the coding sequence ATGACTCCGCCGCGCACTCAGACGGCGCACCAGCCCGGACCTCCCCCACTGCCCGAGCCCCTGGAAGCCCTCACCCGCGCCTCCGCTCTCCTCGGCACACGCGGCACCGGGCTCGTCATCACCGCCCTCGCCAAGGGCCCGGCCGACCTCCACCTCCTTCGCGAGCGCGCCCCCGGCCTCAGCGACGGCCTGCTCACCCGGCGCCTCCGGGAGATGACCGCCCTCGGCCTGGTGGCCCCCACCGCCCACCCCGGCACACCGACACCCACGCTCTACACGCTCGCCTCCCACGGCAAGGCGCTCCTCATTCCCCTGGCCGCCCTGACCGTGTGGGCACAGGACCATCTCCCTGCGACCGCGTCCGAGGAAGCCCGTTCCGCGCAACGCGACCGGCCCAGGGCGCACTTGTGA
- a CDS encoding MFS transporter: MPGSPVSHPATGPVRAVRTGPVLAVTCLALATVVSAMASLSVALPDIARETHANQTQLSWIIDAYSLIFASFLLLAATLGDRFGRRRALLGGVGLFAGVSLAATFTTEPGVLIALRAVLGVAAAFVMPATLSTITSTFPRAQQARAISIWAAVAGASAALGLFASGALLEAWSWRSVFWLNTVMAGVAFIGTHLFVPESAQPGKQRVDVTGAALTVAGLGTLVYSVIEAPEHGWGSTRTLVGMALGLAVLAAFVAWELKHPHPLLDPRLFRHKAFAAGSISTTLQFFAFFGFIFVTMQYLQLVRGDSALMAAVSVLPMSAAMIPSARLTPRLVARRGARGPWTVGLLLVTTGLVVLAQLDAGSSYWLVAGGLLPLGAGMGLATTPATAAITDALPPRLQNVGSAVNDLSRELGGALGIAVLGSLMSARYRDGLDTSGLPAPVAHAARSSLAAANHIGHATGNPALIERARDAFASGMHLALLSGAATTALAAVVVTGLLRRTGKPGTVAVHTQTDGTGTDRDAAKATA, encoded by the coding sequence ATGCCCGGCTCCCCCGTTTCGCACCCGGCCACCGGACCAGTGCGCGCCGTGCGCACCGGCCCCGTTCTGGCCGTCACCTGCCTGGCCCTGGCGACCGTCGTATCGGCGATGGCATCGCTGAGCGTGGCGCTGCCCGACATCGCCCGGGAGACACACGCCAACCAGACCCAGCTGTCGTGGATCATCGACGCCTACAGTCTGATCTTCGCATCGTTCCTGCTGCTCGCCGCGACCCTCGGCGACCGCTTCGGCCGTCGCAGGGCATTGCTGGGCGGTGTCGGACTGTTCGCGGGAGTGTCGCTCGCCGCGACCTTCACGACCGAACCGGGCGTCCTGATCGCCCTTCGCGCGGTGCTCGGCGTGGCAGCCGCATTCGTCATGCCCGCCACCCTTTCCACGATCACCAGCACGTTCCCCCGCGCCCAGCAGGCGCGTGCCATCAGCATCTGGGCAGCGGTCGCGGGCGCCAGCGCCGCGCTCGGACTCTTCGCCTCGGGAGCGCTGCTCGAGGCGTGGTCATGGCGATCGGTGTTCTGGCTGAACACCGTGATGGCCGGGGTGGCGTTCATCGGCACCCACCTCTTCGTGCCGGAGTCCGCGCAGCCGGGCAAGCAGCGGGTGGACGTGACCGGAGCGGCTCTGACGGTGGCCGGGCTGGGAACGCTGGTCTACTCGGTCATCGAGGCGCCCGAGCACGGCTGGGGCAGCACGCGGACCCTGGTGGGCATGGCCCTCGGGCTCGCCGTCCTCGCCGCCTTCGTCGCCTGGGAACTGAAGCACCCGCACCCCCTGCTCGACCCGAGGCTGTTCCGCCACAAGGCGTTCGCGGCCGGATCGATCTCGACCACACTGCAGTTCTTCGCCTTCTTCGGATTCATCTTCGTGACCATGCAGTACCTCCAGCTGGTGCGCGGTGACAGCGCCCTGATGGCCGCGGTGAGCGTACTGCCGATGTCCGCGGCGATGATCCCCAGCGCCCGGCTCACCCCGCGCCTGGTCGCCCGGCGAGGCGCCCGCGGCCCCTGGACCGTCGGCCTTCTCCTGGTCACCACCGGCCTGGTCGTGCTGGCCCAGCTCGACGCCGGCAGTTCGTACTGGCTGGTCGCCGGCGGGCTCCTGCCGCTCGGCGCGGGCATGGGCCTTGCCACGACGCCGGCCACCGCGGCGATCACCGACGCCCTGCCGCCCCGTCTGCAGAACGTGGGATCCGCCGTGAACGACCTGTCACGCGAACTCGGCGGCGCCCTGGGCATCGCCGTCCTCGGCAGCCTCATGAGCGCCCGGTACCGCGACGGGCTCGACACCAGCGGGCTCCCCGCCCCGGTCGCGCACGCGGCACGCTCCTCCCTCGCCGCCGCCAACCACATCGGCCACGCCACGGGCAACCCCGCACTGATCGAACGGGCCCGCGACGCCTTCGCCTCCGGAATGCACCTCGCACTCCTCAGCGGCGCCGCGACCACCGCCCTGGCCGCCGTCGTCGTCACCGGCCTGCTGCGCCGCACCGGCAAGCCCGGCACGGTCGCCGTGCACACCCAGACCGACGGCACCGGCACCGACCGCGACGCGGCGAAGGCGACGGCGTAG
- a CDS encoding Acg family FMN-binding oxidoreductase, translating to MANDTVTDEPPETAFTRRDALKLTGLGIGSVAALGVGVGGVRAITNGAFSAGSGDPYELWHDWASLSGVERVVAAGVLACNPHNTQPWRIRAAADTLDVHSDPSRRMPLNDASGREHFAGLGCAVENMVIAAGAAGLTTKVTLFPDGLASDHVARIVLREGGSGQDRDLAAAIPYRHTNRGPYKSTPVDLAGFTEQSSRIDGARVLWITDGAARERLGRLYVEATEAITADTAQSAEAFTWFRSSRGSIDQHRDGLTLDGQGLGGLTLFAAKLLPAQSRKDGDAYWVKATREVHTATAAAYGVIAVDDVTDRTAQVNGGRLLARMHLTATALGLGLHHMNQITERIDRDTAAGNPDVFSARWAALLSRPASTGLLSFRIGHPERTAGLSPRRSLDDVVTG from the coding sequence ATGGCCAATGACACCGTCACGGACGAACCCCCGGAGACCGCCTTCACCCGCAGGGACGCGCTGAAGCTGACCGGCCTCGGCATCGGCTCGGTGGCCGCTCTCGGCGTGGGCGTCGGCGGGGTCCGGGCGATCACCAACGGCGCCTTCAGCGCCGGATCCGGCGATCCCTACGAGCTCTGGCACGACTGGGCCTCGTTGTCCGGCGTCGAGAGGGTGGTCGCCGCCGGCGTCCTGGCGTGCAACCCGCACAACACCCAGCCGTGGCGCATCCGCGCCGCCGCAGACACCCTCGACGTCCACTCCGACCCCAGCCGGCGGATGCCGCTCAACGACGCCAGTGGCCGCGAACACTTCGCCGGGCTCGGCTGCGCCGTGGAGAACATGGTGATCGCCGCCGGAGCGGCCGGTCTCACCACGAAGGTCACCCTCTTCCCGGACGGCCTCGCCTCCGACCATGTGGCGCGGATCGTGCTGCGCGAGGGCGGCAGTGGGCAGGACCGCGACCTCGCCGCCGCGATCCCGTACCGGCACACCAACCGCGGGCCGTACAAGTCCACGCCCGTCGACCTGGCCGGCTTCACCGAGCAGAGCTCCCGCATCGACGGTGCGCGGGTGCTGTGGATCACCGACGGGGCGGCGCGTGAGCGGCTGGGCCGGCTCTACGTCGAGGCCACCGAGGCGATCACCGCCGACACCGCTCAGTCGGCCGAGGCGTTCACCTGGTTCCGCAGCTCGCGCGGCAGCATCGACCAGCACCGCGACGGGCTCACCCTCGACGGTCAGGGTCTGGGCGGGCTGACCCTGTTCGCCGCGAAACTCCTGCCGGCGCAGTCCCGCAAGGACGGCGACGCCTACTGGGTCAAGGCCACCCGCGAGGTGCACACCGCGACCGCGGCCGCCTACGGCGTCATCGCCGTCGACGACGTCACGGACCGAACCGCCCAGGTCAACGGCGGACGGCTGCTGGCCCGGATGCACCTGACCGCCACCGCGCTCGGCCTCGGCCTGCACCACATGAACCAGATCACCGAACGCATCGACCGCGACACCGCGGCCGGCAACCCCGATGTCTTCTCCGCCCGCTGGGCCGCTCTGCTCAGCCGCCCCGCCTCAACCGGCCTGCTGTCCTTCCGCATCGGCCACCCCGAGCGCACTGCGGGCCTCAGCCCGCGTCGCAGCCTCGACGACGTCGTAACCGGCTGA
- a CDS encoding helix-turn-helix transcriptional regulator: protein MIPPARAGAVPRERLQRQLRLAETRLTVVVAPAGWGKTSLLSGWAADPEEKRRIAWVSLDESDDEPVRFWSYVLTALHNAGDAISRAPLQALDAAGVSPVDLALPMLLNELAATAVPHVLVLDDYHLLADRRIHEAVEYLVAYLPASLRIVIASRTDPPLPIARLRARGDLAELRAAQLRFSPQEAAALVAAVSGHDLDEAVAAAVWERTEGWAAGLQLAALALRADPAKAHADDRHLLDYFAAEVLPGLAPRHRDLLIRAAPLERLSGPLCDAALQVTGSAEVLSDLVRADLFVAALDDEQRWYRCHHLLREVLGREATADPREVLGHAAAWFADEDRIDDAVHHLLRAGQDDKAAELMLRNAESWFFPRGAAATYLQFGERLPSRAVGPELAFSLAYTAALCGDQDRVNRWLDVCEAGGAPDTAVPGWHSFRSAVLCVRAGFGMPDAEAARSVAMVRQALREETGAGAAGHPTVRAALGAMLARDGRFDEAATLLLHLWSSPAHRRAWPPSLMLQGAGTLTISLVEAGRGEDCDRVLREARPLADAVERDGRETSTPGLAPLRIAQARRRYQNADMEEAAVLLRRAVTLAELHPRPTVLFLGLLYLADAELARGDRPAARAALARAREVVDEEPVSAYAKRRLEQSEARLGRIGTRTAVRSGVLAEELTDREWSILRALQGPATQREIGAALFLSINTVKAYNKSLYRKLGVASRQDAVTAARRLGLI from the coding sequence ATGATCCCGCCGGCCCGGGCCGGCGCGGTCCCGCGGGAACGCCTGCAGCGGCAGTTGCGCCTGGCCGAGACCCGTCTGACGGTGGTGGTGGCGCCCGCCGGTTGGGGCAAGACGAGTCTGCTCAGCGGCTGGGCGGCGGACCCCGAGGAGAAGCGCCGCATCGCCTGGGTCTCGCTCGACGAGAGCGACGACGAGCCCGTCCGGTTCTGGAGTTACGTGCTCACCGCGCTGCACAATGCCGGCGACGCGATCAGCAGGGCCCCGCTGCAGGCACTGGACGCGGCCGGCGTCTCCCCGGTCGACCTCGCCCTGCCGATGCTGCTGAACGAACTGGCGGCGACCGCGGTACCGCACGTACTGGTCCTCGACGACTACCATCTGCTCGCCGATCGGCGGATCCACGAGGCGGTCGAGTACCTCGTGGCGTACCTGCCCGCCTCGTTGCGGATCGTGATCGCCTCGCGCACCGACCCGCCGTTGCCGATCGCACGGCTGCGGGCCCGCGGCGACCTGGCCGAGCTGCGGGCTGCACAGTTGCGCTTCTCGCCGCAGGAGGCGGCGGCCCTGGTGGCGGCGGTGTCCGGGCACGACCTCGACGAGGCGGTGGCAGCAGCCGTATGGGAACGGACGGAGGGGTGGGCGGCCGGCCTGCAGCTGGCCGCCCTCGCGCTGCGCGCCGACCCGGCGAAGGCCCACGCCGACGACCGGCATCTGCTGGACTACTTCGCGGCCGAGGTGCTGCCCGGCCTCGCGCCGCGCCATCGCGACCTGCTCATCCGGGCCGCACCGCTCGAACGCCTTTCCGGTCCGCTGTGCGACGCCGCACTGCAGGTGACCGGATCGGCCGAGGTGCTGTCCGATCTGGTCAGGGCCGATCTGTTCGTGGCCGCCCTGGACGACGAGCAGCGGTGGTATCGGTGTCATCATCTGCTCCGGGAGGTTCTGGGACGTGAGGCCACGGCGGACCCACGGGAGGTCCTGGGCCATGCCGCGGCCTGGTTCGCCGACGAGGACCGCATCGACGACGCGGTGCACCACCTGTTGCGGGCCGGCCAAGACGACAAGGCCGCCGAGCTGATGCTGCGCAACGCGGAGAGCTGGTTCTTCCCCCGGGGAGCCGCGGCGACCTACCTGCAGTTCGGCGAGCGGCTGCCCAGCCGGGCGGTGGGCCCGGAGCTGGCCTTCTCGCTGGCCTACACGGCGGCACTGTGCGGCGACCAGGACCGGGTGAACCGCTGGCTGGACGTCTGCGAGGCGGGTGGTGCCCCGGACACCGCCGTCCCCGGCTGGCACAGCTTCCGCAGCGCCGTGCTCTGCGTGCGCGCGGGCTTCGGCATGCCGGATGCCGAGGCCGCGCGATCCGTCGCCATGGTGCGGCAGGCACTGCGGGAGGAAACCGGGGCAGGCGCCGCCGGGCATCCGACCGTACGGGCCGCGCTGGGGGCGATGCTGGCTCGCGACGGCCGCTTCGACGAGGCCGCGACGCTGCTGCTGCACCTGTGGTCGTCACCGGCCCACCGCAGGGCGTGGCCGCCGTCACTGATGCTTCAGGGAGCCGGCACGCTGACGATCAGCCTCGTCGAAGCCGGCCGGGGCGAAGACTGCGACCGGGTCCTGCGCGAGGCCCGTCCGCTCGCCGACGCCGTCGAGCGCGACGGGCGGGAGACGAGTACGCCGGGGCTGGCCCCCCTGCGCATCGCCCAGGCCAGGCGCCGCTACCAGAACGCCGACATGGAGGAAGCCGCCGTCCTGCTGCGCCGCGCGGTCACCCTCGCCGAACTGCACCCGCGGCCGACCGTGCTCTTCCTCGGCCTGCTGTACCTCGCCGACGCCGAACTCGCCCGCGGGGATCGGCCCGCCGCCCGCGCCGCACTGGCCCGCGCCCGCGAAGTGGTGGACGAGGAGCCGGTGAGCGCCTACGCGAAGCGGCGGCTTGAGCAGAGCGAGGCGCGGTTGGGCCGCATCGGCACGCGGACCGCCGTACGCTCCGGTGTCCTCGCGGAGGAACTGACCGACCGCGAATGGTCGATCCTGCGGGCGTTGCAGGGGCCGGCGACCCAGCGGGAGATCGGGGCGGCGCTGTTTTTGTCCATCAACACGGTCAAGGCGTACAACAAGAGCCTGTACCGCAAGCTCGGCGTCGCCTCCCGGCAGGACGCCGTCACAGCGGCCCGCAGGCTCGGCTTGATCTGA
- a CDS encoding FAD-dependent oxidoreductase, with the protein MNTTALPGRTEVAVVGGGPTGLALAVTLASAGIDFVVLDRLAEGANTSRAAVVHARTLEVLDELGASAELIARGVQVTRFAVRDGARPLLTVPFDRLPTSHPYTLMVPQYETEGVLLARLRALGGEVHRPYEVASVAQDGEGVTLTMTTGETLRAAYAVGADGMHSTVREAAGIGFTGNAYAESFVLADVMMEWAPGPLEVSLTFGTAGLTVVAPLPGAHYRVVATVDDAPATPDLAFVQRLLDERAPGQAKVTGLAWSSRFRVHHRVADRYRADRLLLAGDAAHVHSPAGGQGMNTGIQDGYALGRAFATGRLDGYEAQRRPVAQRVVAFTHRMTRVATARNAMARGARNIALPLLGHTAMPRKLATELAELNYR; encoded by the coding sequence ATGAACACCACCGCACTCCCCGGCCGGACCGAGGTCGCCGTCGTCGGCGGCGGTCCGACCGGACTCGCGCTCGCCGTCACCCTCGCGTCCGCCGGCATCGACTTCGTCGTCCTGGACCGGCTGGCCGAGGGCGCGAACACCTCGCGTGCCGCGGTCGTACACGCCCGCACCCTGGAGGTCCTGGACGAGCTCGGCGCCTCCGCGGAGCTGATCGCACGAGGCGTTCAGGTCACCCGCTTCGCCGTCCGCGACGGCGCCCGCCCACTGCTGACGGTGCCGTTCGACCGGCTGCCCACCTCTCACCCGTACACGCTGATGGTTCCCCAGTACGAGACCGAGGGCGTGCTGCTGGCCCGGCTGCGCGCGCTGGGCGGCGAGGTGCACCGCCCCTACGAGGTCGCCTCCGTCGCGCAGGACGGGGAGGGAGTGACGCTCACCATGACCACCGGCGAGACGCTGCGCGCCGCGTACGCCGTCGGAGCCGACGGCATGCACAGCACCGTGCGCGAAGCGGCGGGCATCGGGTTCACCGGCAACGCCTACGCCGAGTCCTTCGTGCTCGCCGACGTGATGATGGAGTGGGCCCCGGGCCCCCTTGAGGTCTCGCTCACCTTCGGCACCGCCGGACTCACCGTCGTCGCCCCGCTCCCCGGCGCCCACTACCGGGTCGTCGCCACCGTGGACGACGCGCCCGCGACGCCCGATCTCGCCTTCGTGCAGCGGCTGCTCGACGAGCGGGCCCCCGGCCAGGCCAAGGTCACCGGCCTGGCATGGTCGTCGCGGTTCCGGGTGCACCACCGGGTCGCCGACCGCTACCGCGCCGACCGTCTGCTGCTGGCCGGCGACGCCGCCCATGTGCACAGCCCCGCCGGCGGCCAGGGCATGAACACCGGCATCCAGGACGGCTATGCCCTCGGCCGGGCGTTCGCCACCGGGCGGCTCGACGGCTACGAGGCACAGCGCCGCCCCGTGGCCCAGCGGGTGGTCGCCTTCACCCACCGGATGACCCGCGTGGCCACCGCGCGCAACGCGATGGCCCGCGGGGCACGCAACATCGCCCTCCCCCTGCTCGGCCACACGGCCATGCCCAGGAAGCTCGCCACCGAGCTCGCCGAGCTCAACTACCGGTGA